The Altererythrobacter sp. H2 genomic sequence CGCCGCCGCGGGCGCGGCAATCGCAGCCAGGGTGGCGGCAATCCGGGTCAGCAGAACCGGATTGACAGCCGTGCGCGCGGCAATGCGCCGCAGATGCTGGATAAGTACAAGAAGCTCGCGCAGGACGCCCAGCACAATGGCGACCGGGTGCAGATGGAGTACTATCTGCAGTTCGCTGATCACTATTTCCGGGTGCTGGCCGACAACAAGGCGCGCCAGGATGAAACGCGCGGCCCCCGCCGTGACGAGCGCGAACCCGACGACGATGATGACACCGGCGAACAGGGCGGTGACGACTACCGCCGCAATGCCCAGCGCCGCCCGCAAGGCCGCCGCGACGAGCAGGATTCGATCGAGCGCGGCAGCGAAGGTGACGAAGGCTCGGCGGACGATACGCCGTTCGGGCGCGATGATCGGCCGGCACGCGATGACCGGCCTGTGCGGCGGGAACGGCCTGCCCGCCAGGACCGTAGTGCTCGCGATG encodes the following:
- a CDS encoding DUF4167 domain-containing protein, which translates into the protein MNNNNNRNNNSNNNRRRGRGNRSQGGGNPGQQNRIDSRARGNAPQMLDKYKKLAQDAQHNGDRVQMEYYLQFADHYFRVLADNKARQDETRGPRRDEREPDDDDDTGEQGGDDYRRNAQRRPQGRRDEQDSIERGSEGDEGSADDTPFGRDDRPARDDRPVRRERPARQDRSARDDRSREDRPREDRVRDDRPRENRSEDRPRDEQAPATDEAAERRPRRRAATRDATRDDSAAAAPRAARAPKAEAPKSDAGGDFDVSVLPPSIKAASQDDDGAKPRLKPRRRRAGGEADGPAEGAVETVDS